In the Gammaproteobacteria bacterium genome, TTGGTCAATCCATGGTCCGCTGTCATCTCGATTTTGGCACCGGTGTTTTTTACTCGCTCATGGATCTCCTTGAGCTCTTCTGGGCCACCTTCTATGGACAAAGCCGTGTGACTCAACCCGGGGCTGCCAGTCTCTACGCCTTCCGGGGCCTTTACCAAGGCTATGTCGTGGTCTAGGGTACCGAATGACAAAAATGCCATTTGTACTTCCGATGAGTAGTTCATCAATTCCATACCCAACGCTTCCGAGTACCATTTAGCTGAAGCTTCTGGGTCGCTAACGTTCAGGACCACATGAGATACGCGATTAACCTTAGCCATTAT is a window encoding:
- a CDS encoding VOC family protein, encoding MAKVNRVSHVVLNVSDPEASAKWYSEALGMELMNYSSEVQMAFLSFGTLDHDIALVKAPEGVETGSPGLSHTALSIEGGPEELKEIHERVKNTGAKIEMTADHGLTKSFYCLDPDGNRIEIFYQHLHGDDAKTFMRDVGAMLEPYGDLEAIPDQLTI